One segment of Osmerus mordax isolate fOsmMor3 chromosome 28, fOsmMor3.pri, whole genome shotgun sequence DNA contains the following:
- the fbxo4 gene encoding F-box only protein 4 translates to MAGSETAMVKKTQCNESVLISNLRRFRDKYITDARRRLDQTATTEMTDGKTPLGSLGSLPVDLQFLIMTLLSPPDLCRLGATSSYWQVMVRDPLLWRYFLLRDMPHWPSIDHVTMPQLKDLKASLFDREEDTDEMQLDPQQDLMAEYLRGCPACRQRLQPPQQLYKVVTSLLLSYVMSAEPRYAMFGPGMEQLDVSIVCRLMHSPVMLPVVETTQRQINGIGSGISYMYKNQHKFNILTLYSTNRAERERARVEHLSVPSKLFILEGTDQSGRPIYTPTPQVQEVCHIVNGFIYVANAEQGEGELQRARMQAVLGHARDWSDRPLLVLSCVSREDPDLSSLGTRTSCVDMAQRLGLPLLPNPWMVQDTVAESLSGFLDGISWLLHYSGVRL, encoded by the exons ATGGCAGGCAGTGAAACGGCGATGGTCAAAAAAACTCAGTGCAACGAGTCAGTGTTAATTAGCAACCTCAGACGATTCAGGGACAAGTACATCACCGACGCAAGGAGACGTTTAGATCAAACGGCAACTACAGAAATGACAGATGGGAAAACACCACTTGGAAGTCTTGGGAGTTTACCG GTGGATCTTCAGTTCTTAATCATGACTCTGCTTTCTCCTCCTGACCTCTGTCGTCTGGGAGCAACCAGCTCCTACTGGCAGGTCATGGTCCGGGACCCACTGCTCTGGCGATACTTCCTGCTCAGGGATATGCCTCATTGGCCCTCTATAGATCATGTGACCATGCCTCAATTGAAGGACCTGAAAGCCTCACTGTTTGACAGGGAAGAGGATACAGATGAGATGCAATTGGACCCACAACAAGACCTCATGGCAGA GTACCTAAGAGGCTGCCCAGCCTGCAGACAGCGTTTGCAGCCGCCACAGCAACTCTATAAGGTTGTGacttctctcctgctgtcttaTGTGATGTCAGCCGAGCCACGCTATGCGATGTTTGGGCCTGGGATGGAGCAGTTGGACGTCTCCATAGTGTGTCGTCTCATGCACTCTCCAGTGATGCTCCCTGTGGTGGAAACTACCCAACGTCAGATAAATG GGATTGGGTCTGGGATTAGTTACATGTACAAGAACCAGCACAAATTCAATATTCTGACGCTGTACTCAACTAACAG ggcagagagggagagagcccgTGTAGAGCATCTGAGTGTGCCCAGTAAACTCTTCATCCTGGAGGGAACTGACCAGTCAGGACGCCCCATCTACACACCCACCCCTCAGGTCCAAGAAGTGTGCCATATTGTGAATGGCTTCATCTACGTGGCCAATGCTGAACAAG GTGAAGGGGAGTTACAACGAGCTCGGATGCAGGCTGTGTTGGGTCATGCCAGGGATTGGTCCGACAGACCCCTCCTGGTGTTGTCTTGTGTCTCCAGAGAAGACCCAGACCTATCCAGCCTCGGAACCAGGACCTCCTGCGTAGACATGGCTCAGAGACTTGGTCTGCCCCTGCTACCCAATCCTTGGATG gtacAGGACACTGTAGCAGAGTCTCTCTCTGGGTTCCTGGACGGCATATCCTGGCTGCTTCACTATTCTGGTGTCAGGTTGTAG